In the Vibrio gigantis genome, one interval contains:
- a CDS encoding DUF2787 domain-containing protein has protein sequence MSQLAFTSLPLPVSKKLYTLLNERYSAHLLNNETLSTSRHVVFNFRDKSYSVDAGGFHPVEMSICQSSTGEWCIEYITDFAYMGNYYPELERNLDFDFRARQCFASYHGWFPMKDNREAIELYKLWESNFLAYVEMEAFDDITLTPQ, from the coding sequence TTCTAAGAAGCTGTATACCTTGCTTAATGAGCGGTACTCAGCTCATTTGCTTAACAATGAAACGCTCTCCACCAGCCGTCATGTGGTCTTTAACTTTCGTGATAAAAGTTACAGTGTTGATGCTGGTGGCTTTCACCCTGTCGAAATGTCTATTTGCCAATCTTCAACAGGAGAATGGTGTATTGAGTACATCACAGACTTTGCTTATATGGGGAACTACTACCCTGAGCTTGAGCGGAATTTGGATTTTGACTTTCGCGCTCGTCAATGTTTTGCCAGCTACCACGGCTGGTTTCCAATGAAAGATAACCGTGAGGCTATCGAGCTGTATAAATTGTGGGAGAGTAATTTTCTCGCATACGTCGAGATGGAGGCATTCGACGATATTACTCTTACCCCGCAATAA
- a CDS encoding transcriptional regulator — protein MSNKTSIEGLSALLHTLMLIPQHRWITVRELQQQLVLIDIHRTTRSIKRYLDEVIVEVFNVECDSMSMPHVYRKTSEQLLKLNKQEMLYWQLTNKYLQPLIPDALNYGQGRSSERDKPLLDKASAISKERLWLSKVHLNLPNTRSWSNKQQQVLGSVHEALLNNRMLKVSSQALQQEQTFIEPLGLSVQCDALLLLFRLSDQHPIHTVALPLIDEASVSTFSFTYPSDFNVEQFMLDLEEAGYPEFHSPMRRAPL, from the coding sequence ATGAGTAATAAAACCAGCATTGAAGGCTTATCTGCTTTGCTGCACACGCTGATGCTTATTCCTCAACATCGATGGATCACCGTTAGGGAGTTGCAGCAGCAGTTGGTCCTAATCGATATCCACCGCACCACGCGCAGCATTAAACGCTACCTCGATGAAGTCATTGTGGAGGTGTTTAACGTGGAGTGTGATTCGATGAGCATGCCCCATGTTTACCGAAAAACATCCGAGCAATTACTGAAGCTAAATAAGCAAGAAATGCTCTATTGGCAACTGACCAATAAGTACTTACAGCCGCTTATTCCTGATGCACTGAATTATGGACAGGGTCGGTCCTCGGAGAGAGACAAACCCTTACTGGATAAGGCTTCAGCCATTTCAAAAGAACGACTTTGGCTAAGCAAAGTACACCTCAACCTACCTAATACGAGAAGCTGGAGTAACAAGCAGCAACAAGTCTTAGGCTCAGTCCATGAAGCATTACTTAACAACCGAATGCTAAAGGTCTCTAGCCAAGCTTTGCAGCAAGAGCAAACGTTCATTGAACCACTGGGACTCTCGGTTCAGTGTGACGCGCTCTTGCTGCTCTTTCGGTTATCCGACCAACATCCAATACACACCGTTGCCTTACCACTTATTGATGAGGCCAGTGTATCGACATTTTCATTTACCTATCCCTCCGACTTCAATGTTGAGCAGTTCATGCTAGATCTCGAAGAAGCAGGCTACCCAGAATTTCACTCACCAATGAGGAGAGCACCATTATGA
- a CDS encoding ribonuclease HI, with translation MSFSIYVDGAAPNNQHGCTQGGIGIAAFNEHGELEYQDSITIKRNTTNAELELMALIEGLEYAQDGDVIYSDSDFCVKGYNDWLDNWKERGWRKSDKKPVKNRHLWQQIDELRSKKYVEVFKVKAHSGDKGNDMADLLAVEAAEAD, from the coding sequence ATGAGTTTTTCAATTTACGTAGATGGTGCAGCACCAAACAATCAACACGGATGCACACAGGGTGGAATTGGTATCGCAGCTTTTAATGAGCACGGTGAACTAGAGTATCAAGATAGCATCACCATTAAGCGTAATACTACCAATGCTGAATTAGAGCTCATGGCTTTAATCGAAGGTTTAGAGTATGCCCAAGATGGCGACGTTATCTACTCAGACAGTGACTTCTGTGTAAAGGGCTACAACGATTGGTTAGATAACTGGAAAGAGCGAGGTTGGCGTAAGTCAGACAAAAAGCCAGTAAAGAACCGCCATCTATGGCAACAAATCGACGAATTGCGTTCTAAGAAATACGTAGAGGTGTTTAAGGTCAAAGCCCATTCAGGTGATAAGGGTAATGACATGGCAGACTTGTTAGCCGTTGAAGCGGCAGAAGCCGATTAA
- a CDS encoding AlpA family transcriptional regulator: MRFLKLKEVMEKTALSRSAIYRKMNNGNFPLSVNLGDRAVAWVDGEIDDWMESCLGLREIQ, encoded by the coding sequence ATGAGATTTCTAAAGTTAAAAGAAGTGATGGAGAAAACGGCTTTAAGTCGTTCAGCGATTTACCGAAAAATGAATAACGGTAACTTTCCATTATCAGTCAATCTTGGAGATAGAGCCGTTGCTTGGGTTGATGGTGAGATTGATGATTGGATGGAATCATGCTTGGGATTACGAGAGATCCAATAA
- a CDS encoding inovirus Gp2 family protein has product MSNNTYLPNITHSKTFNDYPVFFSDKGLYESALTSMTEVFEQAMDEFDAALATRLDLFLPEDHQDTDLSIINDYFALLKEKLETDSVFYVWRKRADKSPSHNYQAILLLDYNQYFGSAICWDKRNQLANHLKEAWQEAVQSHYEGKERSLVLFNDRGNYGLGTRCKSKSSVVKNSVFHRMSRLAEAWEEEHYCFGSSED; this is encoded by the coding sequence ATGTCCAACAATACTTACCTTCCCAACATTACCCATTCAAAAACGTTCAACGACTACCCCGTGTTTTTCAGTGACAAGGGGTTATACGAATCGGCCTTAACTTCCATGACGGAAGTCTTTGAACAAGCAATGGACGAGTTTGACGCGGCCTTGGCAACACGTCTGGATTTGTTTCTACCAGAAGACCATCAAGATACCGACCTAAGCATCATTAACGATTACTTTGCGCTGCTTAAAGAAAAGCTCGAGACGGATTCAGTGTTCTATGTATGGCGTAAGCGAGCCGATAAATCCCCCTCACACAATTACCAAGCCATACTCTTGCTTGATTACAACCAGTACTTTGGCTCCGCTATCTGTTGGGATAAACGTAATCAATTAGCCAACCACCTTAAAGAGGCATGGCAAGAGGCTGTACAGAGCCACTACGAAGGCAAAGAGCGTTCATTGGTGTTATTTAACGATAGAGGTAACTACGGCTTAGGGACGCGCTGCAAGAGCAAAAGTAGCGTAGTAAAGAACAGTGTATTTCACCGCATGAGCCGTCTAGCTGAGGCATGGGAAGAAGAGCATTACTGTTTTGGCTCTAGCGAGGATTAA
- a CDS encoding inovirus Gp2 family protein: MPNHISVAHNRLVTITHDRTFNGKPLYYHKDGLVLEYLVGIDRVLTEALGQYPKLCVAHFNVRLPSDFDGNHSEVFSRFFSTLKLETNELCLMKYRRRPHQYHQTVIRHVWFKACESTSQYHLVLLLDRRLYHCLGRSGDGRSRYLSRVRKAWDRAVEKDHGRRCSGLAYSPSDDVYELLKGGESFPLQLNEVFYRISRLAKPTTKHDDNRSTSFGCSHNSP, encoded by the coding sequence ATGCCAAATCACATCAGCGTTGCTCACAACCGCTTAGTCACCATCACCCATGACAGAACGTTTAATGGGAAGCCGCTCTACTACCACAAGGATGGTCTTGTCCTTGAGTACTTGGTGGGAATCGACCGAGTGCTGACTGAAGCGCTCGGCCAATATCCCAAACTTTGTGTCGCTCATTTTAATGTACGTCTACCAAGTGACTTTGATGGAAACCATTCTGAGGTATTCAGTCGTTTCTTTAGTACCTTGAAGTTGGAAACCAATGAGTTGTGCCTAATGAAGTACAGGCGTAGGCCTCACCAATATCACCAAACGGTCATTCGCCATGTTTGGTTCAAGGCGTGTGAGTCCACCAGCCAGTATCACCTTGTCTTACTCCTTGATAGGCGGCTATATCATTGTTTAGGCAGAAGTGGGGACGGGAGGAGTCGCTACTTGTCCAGAGTCAGAAAAGCATGGGATAGAGCTGTTGAAAAAGACCATGGGAGAAGATGTTCAGGACTGGCGTATTCTCCATCTGATGACGTGTACGAACTTCTGAAAGGGGGTGAATCGTTTCCATTGCAGTTAAATGAGGTTTTCTATCGGATAAGCCGTCTCGCTAAGCCCACCACCAAACACGACGATAACCGTAGTACGAGTTTTGGTTGCAGTCACAACTCACCTTAA
- a CDS encoding inovirus Gp2 family protein, with amino-acid sequence MNVRSRKNKNLRLTTKPTFLGRPIQTEHGPLYIDYLEKMYDTVDRALDEYPRLMAVRVDLRFPKLRKNEKSGNVMTDFLRSLQSQIDHSGKRKKREGSRVHPCKVRIAWVRERSSSINDHYHLVLMFNKDRFNWLGKTQTQQENLGSFIVEAWARVAGVDYEEANGLVHFSKRRNSDSVVIHRLNSKSEDFDDAFDEFFKHISYLAKERTKHFGSGRRNFGHSHK; translated from the coding sequence ATGAATGTACGTTCTCGCAAAAACAAAAACCTCAGACTGACCACCAAGCCAACCTTTTTGGGTAGACCTATCCAGACCGAGCACGGTCCACTCTACATCGACTACTTAGAAAAAATGTACGATACGGTTGATCGGGCATTAGACGAGTACCCTAGGCTAATGGCTGTTCGTGTGGATTTGAGGTTTCCCAAGCTAAGGAAAAACGAAAAGAGCGGTAATGTCATGACTGACTTTCTACGCTCATTACAGTCGCAGATTGATCACTCAGGCAAACGAAAGAAAAGAGAAGGGAGTAGAGTGCATCCCTGCAAGGTTAGAATTGCTTGGGTGAGAGAGCGCTCTAGCTCGATAAACGACCACTATCACCTAGTGCTCATGTTCAACAAAGATAGGTTTAACTGGTTAGGGAAAACTCAAACACAACAGGAGAACTTAGGCTCTTTTATCGTAGAGGCATGGGCTAGGGTCGCTGGTGTCGATTACGAAGAAGCCAATGGACTGGTTCATTTTTCAAAGAGAAGGAATAGCGACAGTGTGGTCATCCACCGATTGAATAGTAAATCAGAAGACTTTGACGATGCGTTTGACGAGTTCTTTAAGCACATTAGCTATTTAGCTAAAGAGCGCACTAAGCACTTTGGTAGCGGTAGACGCAATTTCGGCCATAGTCACAAGTAG
- a CDS encoding tyrosine-type recombinase/integrase, producing MADKKNIKSITNKTIEALTAKKGVLSDTGENRGLRIACGKTGRKTFTYRYRSPESGGKLVQIKLGTFPDMSLEQARIKLREMKAIRERGICPKADLERQEQERRKLLKTERVNSITLKDVIDHYLENYIQDRFTSSGGVISGARKAKGQKEVRRTLYVDIVALLGDRSVMEVGKSDITYLIQGIIDRGAPVQAGSVLRELSSAYEYAIGMDYLPENFVNPALLAINKFKKSKVKLTNHKGKRVLDHSELSRFIKWLPNSSFSKNIRGILRMTLWTGCRTGEVCDLEWQQIDFDKNTIYLTETKNGNSRYVQLPSQAVQWLRKWKEVKSYPQSIYVFSTSKGGSHVVQKQLTQYTWRMRRDGLMIDMPLWTPHDLRRTVRTELARMGCPTGVAEAVLGHSVKGIEGTYNLHRYEAECREWLQRWADELDSIVNVKTNIVQFPEVV from the coding sequence ATGGCTGATAAGAAGAATATCAAATCTATAACGAATAAGACAATTGAGGCGCTAACGGCTAAGAAAGGTGTCTTGTCTGATACTGGAGAAAACCGAGGGCTAAGAATAGCCTGTGGAAAGACGGGCAGGAAAACTTTTACCTATCGCTATAGAAGCCCAGAGTCAGGTGGTAAACTTGTACAGATTAAGCTAGGTACCTTTCCTGATATGTCACTTGAGCAAGCTCGCATTAAGCTTCGCGAAATGAAAGCCATAAGAGAGCGGGGAATATGTCCAAAGGCTGACTTAGAAAGGCAAGAACAAGAGCGACGTAAGTTATTAAAGACTGAGCGTGTTAATAGCATTACTCTCAAAGATGTGATCGATCATTATTTAGAAAATTATATTCAAGACAGATTTACTTCTTCTGGTGGAGTGATCTCAGGAGCTCGTAAGGCAAAAGGACAAAAAGAAGTTAGACGAACCTTGTATGTTGATATTGTCGCTCTTCTTGGAGATAGATCTGTTATGGAAGTCGGCAAAAGTGACATCACGTATTTAATTCAAGGGATCATTGATAGAGGTGCGCCAGTACAAGCAGGCTCTGTGTTACGAGAGCTATCCAGTGCCTATGAGTATGCTATTGGTATGGATTATCTCCCTGAAAACTTTGTCAATCCAGCGCTGTTGGCTATTAATAAGTTTAAGAAGAGTAAGGTTAAGCTGACTAATCATAAAGGTAAGAGAGTGTTAGACCATTCTGAGTTATCTAGATTTATCAAATGGTTGCCGAATTCGAGTTTTTCTAAAAACATAAGAGGTATTCTCCGAATGACGCTGTGGACAGGCTGTCGTACTGGAGAGGTTTGCGACTTAGAGTGGCAGCAGATTGATTTTGATAAGAACACCATTTATTTAACTGAAACAAAAAATGGTAACTCTCGTTATGTTCAGCTGCCTTCTCAAGCTGTTCAGTGGTTACGTAAGTGGAAAGAGGTTAAATCATACCCTCAATCTATCTATGTTTTTTCTACTTCTAAAGGAGGTTCTCACGTAGTTCAAAAACAACTAACTCAGTATACGTGGCGAATGCGTAGAGATGGATTAATGATTGATATGCCGCTTTGGACTCCTCACGATTTACGACGAACAGTACGAACGGAATTAGCACGTATGGGGTGCCCTACGGGAGTTGCTGAAGCAGTATTGGGGCATAGTGTTAAAGGCATTGAGGGAACATATAATTTGCACCGCTATGAGGCTGAGTGTCGAGAGTGGCTACAGCGCTGGGCTGATGAGTTAGACTCGATAGTAAACGTTAAGACTAATATTGTTCAGTTTCCCGAAGTGGTATAA
- the mutS gene encoding DNA mismatch repair protein MutS: MQKETTKNKDIKAAHTPMMQQYLKLKAENPEILLFYRMGDFYELFYDDAKKASQLLDISLTKRGSSNGEPIPMAGVPYHAVEGYLAKLVQLGESVAICEQIGNPALSKGPVERAVVRIVTPGTVTDEALLSERVDNLIAAIYHHNGKFGYATLDITSGRFQLCEPETEEAMAAELQRTSPRELLFPEDFEPVNLMASRNGNRRRPVWEFELDTAKQQLNKQFGTRDLVGFGVESAKLGLCAAGCLIQYVKDTQRTALPHIRSLTMDKQDHSVILDAATRRNLEITQNLGSGTDNTLAEVLDHTATAMGSRMLKRWLHQPMRNISALDQRLDAIGEMKDLALFTELQPTLKQIGDIERILARLALRSARPRDMARLRQAMEYLPELAETLTQLKHPYLTQLAQYASPVDEVSELLERAIKENPPVVIRDGGVIAEGYNAELDEWRDLAAGATEFLDKLEQEERERHGIDTLKVGYNNVHGFFIQVSRGQSHLVPPHYVRRQTLKNAERYIIPELKEHEDKVLNSKSKALAIEKQLWEELFDLLLPYLERLQNIASSVSQLDVLQNLAERADTLDYCRPTMTEAAGVQIQAGRHPVVEQVMDEPFIANPIDLNDKRKMLIITGPNMGGKSTYMRQTALIALMAHIGCYVPAESATIGSIDRIFTRIGASDDLASGRSTFMVEMTETANILHNATPNSLVLMDEIGRGTSTYDGLSLAWASAEWLANQINAMTLFATHYFELTELPNQIPTLANVHLDAVEHGDSIAFMHAVQEGAASKSYGLAVAGLAGVPKAVIKNARAKLTQLEALSIESPTSKPSGVDIANQLSLIPEPSEVEQALANVDPDDLTPRQALEELYRLKKLL, translated from the coding sequence ATGCAAAAAGAAACCACTAAAAACAAAGACATAAAAGCAGCGCATACACCTATGATGCAGCAGTACCTAAAACTGAAAGCAGAGAACCCAGAAATTCTGCTGTTCTACCGCATGGGCGATTTCTACGAGCTTTTCTACGATGACGCTAAAAAAGCCTCTCAACTCCTCGATATTTCACTGACTAAGCGTGGTTCATCAAATGGCGAACCGATTCCGATGGCGGGTGTTCCATACCATGCTGTTGAAGGGTACCTTGCAAAGTTAGTGCAACTTGGTGAATCCGTAGCAATTTGTGAACAGATTGGTAATCCAGCACTTTCAAAAGGCCCTGTAGAGCGTGCGGTCGTGCGTATCGTAACACCGGGTACTGTAACCGACGAAGCCCTGCTTTCTGAGCGAGTCGACAACTTAATCGCCGCGATTTACCATCACAACGGCAAGTTTGGTTACGCGACACTTGATATTACCTCCGGTCGATTCCAACTCTGCGAGCCAGAAACCGAAGAAGCAATGGCCGCAGAACTTCAGAGAACCTCACCTCGTGAGCTACTGTTCCCTGAAGATTTCGAACCCGTAAATCTAATGGCAAGTAGGAATGGCAACCGCCGCCGCCCAGTATGGGAATTTGAACTAGATACCGCTAAGCAGCAATTGAATAAGCAGTTTGGAACTCGCGACCTGGTTGGCTTTGGCGTTGAAAGCGCAAAACTTGGCTTATGTGCGGCTGGTTGTTTGATCCAATACGTGAAAGATACCCAACGTACTGCCCTTCCACATATTCGTTCACTGACCATGGATAAGCAAGATCACTCCGTGATCCTTGATGCTGCAACTCGCCGCAATCTAGAGATCACGCAAAATCTTGGTAGTGGCACAGATAACACTCTTGCTGAAGTGCTTGATCATACAGCTACGGCAATGGGCAGTCGTATGCTTAAGCGTTGGTTACATCAACCAATGCGCAATATTTCGGCACTTGATCAACGCCTAGATGCGATTGGTGAAATGAAAGATTTGGCTCTCTTTACAGAGCTACAGCCAACCTTAAAACAGATCGGTGACATTGAGCGTATTCTGGCTCGTCTTGCACTTCGTTCTGCTCGCCCACGTGATATGGCACGTCTTCGTCAAGCAATGGAATACTTACCAGAGCTTGCTGAAACGCTAACGCAACTTAAGCACCCGTACCTAACTCAACTTGCGCAGTATGCGTCTCCTGTAGATGAGGTTTCAGAGCTGCTTGAGCGTGCGATCAAAGAGAACCCACCCGTGGTTATCCGCGACGGCGGTGTGATTGCTGAAGGCTATAACGCCGAGCTCGATGAATGGCGTGACCTTGCTGCAGGTGCAACCGAGTTTCTGGATAAGCTTGAGCAAGAAGAACGTGAGCGTCACGGTATCGACACTCTAAAAGTTGGCTACAACAACGTACACGGTTTCTTCATCCAAGTGAGCCGTGGGCAAAGCCACCTTGTGCCGCCACATTATGTTCGCCGCCAAACGCTGAAGAACGCTGAACGTTACATTATCCCTGAGCTGAAAGAGCACGAAGACAAAGTGCTTAACTCTAAATCGAAGGCACTGGCTATCGAGAAGCAGTTGTGGGAAGAGTTGTTTGATTTGCTACTGCCATATCTAGAACGACTACAAAACATCGCTTCTTCTGTATCTCAACTTGATGTCCTACAGAACTTAGCTGAGCGCGCAGATACGCTGGATTACTGTCGTCCAACTATGACAGAAGCAGCCGGTGTACAGATCCAGGCGGGTCGTCACCCAGTAGTAGAGCAAGTGATGGACGAACCTTTCATTGCTAACCCAATTGATTTGAACGATAAGCGCAAAATGCTGATCATTACAGGTCCAAACATGGGTGGTAAGTCAACTTACATGCGCCAAACAGCACTTATCGCGCTGATGGCTCATATCGGTTGTTATGTTCCTGCAGAAAGCGCAACTATTGGCTCTATCGACCGTATCTTTACTCGTATTGGTGCATCGGATGATCTGGCTTCTGGTCGTTCAACCTTCATGGTTGAGATGACAGAAACCGCGAATATTCTGCACAACGCGACACCAAATAGCCTTGTGTTAATGGATGAAATCGGTCGTGGTACCAGTACTTACGATGGTCTGTCTCTGGCTTGGGCAAGTGCTGAATGGCTAGCCAATCAAATCAATGCAATGACACTATTTGCAACGCACTACTTTGAGCTAACTGAGCTACCAAACCAAATTCCAACCTTAGCGAACGTACACTTAGATGCGGTTGAACACGGCGACAGCATTGCCTTTATGCATGCGGTTCAAGAAGGCGCTGCAAGTAAATCTTACGGCTTAGCGGTTGCAGGGTTGGCTGGTGTGCCAAAAGCAGTGATCAAAAACGCTCGCGCGAAGCTAACACAGCTTGAGGCATTGAGTATTG